A genomic window from Brachybacterium kimchii includes:
- a CDS encoding FtsK/SpoIIIE domain-containing protein, with amino-acid sequence MAQATAAPPRKPSTSTSHTGGRAGTAVIGAGAVLAGGGALMMVGDVPAQTVAVCAAPPLAVVGFARWRASRRSRVTNDLTQALAPLAGAAAVVKCSKWARREYVDPKPQRIEIRYQPEARDGDPKWVEQVLSVVGARVGHDYEVDAHPSHRKRILLTQAGPSEKAAEDDTPRGRLQERAEVTMLEMLGKESRAKYQWGKDENLEGIEVRYPDTVAVKLTSRMKRQQIERVVTAMLPGRWRAQWDLEASRAHFELRPALPEGVSHPKPVITDANRYRIPTGVTEDGDTTFWDLKSTLPHGLTNGKTGTGKTVDIMGIVMEFAFRKWPCWISDPKQIEFLGVKKWPNVQIVAITIEQQMAMIVRAWELMEKRYTQIATGADERDFEPLLVVLDEFADLRSAITHWWAENKHKGAPAKCPIFGMIGSLARKARSAKIHLYFGTQRPDAEILSGEVRDNLGFRHSLGRLSVDGARMMWGAPYIGTSVPSKIPGRGIAMDDEGEPVESQSYWTPDPRRALRDRKESDLEILRNLLPEEITHKRLDIEFDDEDAATWLDEGGKSTYTPWGAIIEATFRTAGDADEIIDLDAEPEEQDVADDPPEEMGVEFSRLDRHLHLVTDDLETEDDDYGPSQNVPADRIKDGDLVYLDDQWVVVECAEADLEDDGMISLSWRSDEDEAGEVALDADEVMDIRRITEDKDDEQN; translated from the coding sequence ATGGCACAGGCAACCGCGGCCCCTCCCCGCAAGCCGAGCACCTCGACATCCCACACCGGCGGCAGAGCCGGCACCGCTGTCATCGGGGCCGGCGCGGTGCTCGCCGGTGGAGGCGCTCTGATGATGGTGGGTGATGTTCCGGCGCAGACGGTCGCCGTCTGCGCCGCCCCACCTCTCGCGGTCGTCGGCTTCGCCCGATGGCGAGCCTCCCGACGGAGCCGGGTCACCAACGATCTGACCCAGGCGCTGGCGCCGCTCGCCGGCGCGGCGGCTGTCGTGAAGTGCTCGAAGTGGGCCCGGCGCGAGTACGTCGACCCGAAGCCGCAACGGATCGAGATCCGGTACCAGCCCGAGGCTCGGGACGGTGACCCCAAGTGGGTCGAGCAGGTTCTGTCTGTCGTGGGGGCGCGTGTGGGCCACGACTACGAGGTCGATGCCCACCCCAGCCACCGCAAGCGCATCCTGCTCACCCAGGCCGGCCCCAGCGAGAAGGCCGCCGAGGACGACACTCCCCGCGGTCGCCTCCAGGAGCGGGCTGAGGTCACGATGCTCGAGATGCTCGGCAAGGAATCTCGAGCGAAGTACCAGTGGGGTAAGGACGAGAACCTCGAGGGGATCGAGGTGCGGTACCCGGATACGGTGGCCGTGAAGCTCACCTCCCGCATGAAACGGCAGCAGATCGAGCGAGTTGTCACCGCGATGCTCCCCGGACGGTGGAGAGCGCAATGGGATCTCGAAGCTTCGCGCGCTCACTTTGAGCTGCGTCCTGCTCTGCCTGAAGGTGTGTCGCACCCGAAACCCGTCATCACCGATGCGAACCGGTATCGGATTCCTACGGGTGTCACCGAAGACGGTGACACCACGTTCTGGGATCTTAAATCCACGTTGCCCCACGGGCTGACGAACGGTAAAACCGGAACCGGTAAGACCGTGGACATCATGGGTATCGTCATGGAGTTCGCATTCCGGAAGTGGCCGTGCTGGATCTCCGATCCCAAGCAGATCGAGTTCCTCGGTGTGAAAAAGTGGCCCAACGTCCAGATCGTTGCGATCACCATCGAGCAGCAGATGGCGATGATCGTCCGTGCGTGGGAGCTGATGGAGAAGCGGTACACGCAGATCGCCACCGGCGCGGACGAGCGCGACTTCGAGCCGCTGCTCGTCGTTCTCGACGAGTTCGCCGACCTCCGCAGCGCCATCACCCACTGGTGGGCCGAGAACAAGCACAAGGGTGCGCCCGCCAAGTGCCCGATCTTCGGCATGATCGGGTCCCTCGCCCGCAAGGCCCGCAGCGCGAAGATCCACCTCTACTTCGGCACCCAGCGCCCTGATGCGGAGATCCTCTCCGGCGAGGTCCGCGACAACCTCGGCTTCCGGCACAGCCTCGGGCGCCTCTCCGTGGACGGCGCTCGCATGATGTGGGGCGCGCCGTACATCGGCACCAGCGTTCCCTCGAAGATCCCCGGCCGAGGCATCGCCATGGATGACGAGGGCGAGCCCGTCGAGTCGCAGTCCTACTGGACTCCCGACCCGCGGCGAGCACTGCGCGACCGCAAGGAGTCCGACCTCGAGATCCTGCGGAACCTGCTCCCGGAGGAGATCACACACAAGCGCCTGGACATCGAGTTCGACGACGAGGACGCCGCCACATGGCTCGATGAGGGTGGGAAGAGCACCTACACGCCGTGGGGAGCGATCATCGAGGCCACCTTCCGCACGGCCGGCGACGCCGACGAGATCATCGACCTCGATGCCGAACCGGAGGAGCAGGACGTCGCCGACGACCCGCCCGAGGAGATGGGTGTCGAGTTCAGCCGGCTCGACCGCCACCTGCACCTCGTGACCGACGACCTCGAGACCGAGGACGACGACTACGGGCCCTCCCAGAACGTCCCGGCCGACAGGATCAAGGACGGAGATCTCGTCTATCTGGATGACCAGTGGGTCGTCGTCGAATGCGCGGAGGCCGATCTCGAGGACGACGGCATGATCTCGCTCTCGTGGCGCTCGGACGAAGACGAGGCCGGCGAGGTCGCCTTGGACGCCGATGAGGTCATGGATATCCGGCGAATCACCGAGGACAAGGACGATGAACAGAACTGA
- a CDS encoding SAF domain-containing protein: MALLPKRKPKNAEETAEKDEQPAVPKGAATSGTPLRQRRRPTLIAAGVALIIVGALGAYWTVDRLSTTTQVVVAADSVPEGQVLEADDLLTSDVNVPSGTAVVAGGDLDSLVGKRTTSALEKGEIVAPGSTSAAAFPATDTAVVGIKVAAGQYPSNDLNPGSAVQVIGTPREGDDPPSGDAPVIAGTVHAIGSPTQDGGLTVDILVSNDQAATLASLSATGRISLVLVPKAE, translated from the coding sequence ATGGCACTTCTGCCCAAGAGGAAGCCGAAGAACGCCGAAGAGACCGCGGAGAAGGACGAGCAGCCGGCCGTCCCGAAGGGCGCCGCTACGAGCGGCACGCCCCTACGCCAGCGGCGCCGGCCGACCCTGATCGCGGCGGGAGTCGCACTGATCATCGTGGGCGCGCTCGGCGCCTACTGGACGGTGGACCGCCTGTCCACGACCACACAGGTCGTGGTCGCTGCCGATAGCGTTCCGGAGGGGCAGGTCCTGGAGGCGGATGACCTCCTGACGAGCGACGTGAACGTCCCCTCGGGTACAGCAGTGGTCGCGGGTGGGGACCTGGATTCACTTGTCGGGAAGCGGACGACGAGCGCTCTGGAAAAGGGCGAGATCGTCGCACCCGGGAGCACAAGTGCGGCGGCCTTCCCCGCTACAGATACAGCTGTTGTCGGCATCAAGGTGGCCGCCGGCCAGTACCCCTCGAACGATCTGAACCCGGGGTCAGCAGTTCAGGTGATCGGCACTCCCCGGGAGGGAGACGATCCTCCTAGCGGTGATGCGCCCGTGATCGCTGGCACTGTGCATGCGATCGGCTCTCCCACTCAAGACGGAGGGCTCACGGTCGACATTCTGGTTTCCAATGACCAGGCGGCAACCCTGGCGTCTCTGTCAGCCACCGGGCGCATCAGCCTCGTCCTTGTCCCCAAGGCGGAGTGA
- a CDS encoding ParA family protein, translated as MTTRIITVCNQKGGVGKTQSVGELATVCAATGKRVLAIDADSTQGSLGAWVGQVGKDATDFDIALLTDPSDLDGIREIAEGYDLVFIDTPGSRAQNDLVDAFLRVSDFVLVTTETDGMSLEPADRYIDELVAPAGKPYAVLLTKWDARRPRKEARARAFFEEVDKPVFKSVIRSYSAFADAYEDGVFVTSSPRRTVTAHNAASDYSKAAVELLSAIATL; from the coding sequence ATGACTACTCGCATCATCACCGTCTGCAACCAGAAGGGCGGTGTCGGCAAGACCCAGAGCGTGGGCGAGCTCGCCACCGTCTGCGCCGCCACCGGCAAGCGCGTCCTGGCCATCGATGCCGACAGCACGCAGGGCTCTCTTGGAGCCTGGGTCGGCCAGGTCGGGAAGGACGCCACCGACTTCGACATCGCCCTGCTCACGGACCCCAGCGATCTCGACGGCATCCGCGAGATCGCCGAGGGCTACGACCTCGTCTTCATCGACACCCCCGGCAGCCGGGCCCAGAACGATCTGGTCGACGCCTTCCTGCGCGTCTCCGACTTCGTCCTCGTGACCACGGAGACCGACGGGATGTCCCTGGAGCCGGCGGATCGCTACATCGACGAGCTCGTCGCCCCCGCAGGCAAGCCCTACGCCGTGCTCCTCACGAAGTGGGACGCGCGCAGGCCGCGGAAGGAGGCACGCGCACGAGCGTTCTTCGAGGAAGTCGACAAGCCCGTGTTCAAGTCGGTCATCCGCAGCTACTCAGCCTTCGCCGACGCCTACGAGGACGGCGTGTTCGTCACCTCGTCGCCCCGAAGGACCGTGACGGCGCACAACGCGGCCAGCGACTACAGCAAGGCCGCCGTGGAGCTGCTGTCCGCGATCGCCACCCTCTGA
- a CDS encoding DNA cytosine methyltransferase — translation MALTLTDLFCGAGGSSTGAVDVPGVTVRVASNHWQLAVDTHAENHGDTGHICADLSQIDPRYYPKTDILWASPECTNHSIAKGARHAPQPDLFNPVPDEAAERSRATMWDVPRFTEVHRYQAVIVENVVDVARWHPYRAWLMAMDSLGYDHEVVYMNSMHAWAHGAAAPQSRDRFYAIFWRKGNRRPDLGAVQRPPAWCPEHGDVRAMKVWKNAARAGRFKSQYRFACPHTECRGREVTPEWLPASSIIDWTDLGQRIGDRARPLAEKTMRRIQAGIDRYWSGADRDPLVVNHVSGADGTRSSSVREVAPTMVAGGLHASLLVPVEGREGKVARPVAEPYRTQTARNETGLLTPFIAELRGGGSDARSITQPLATVTASGNHHALIMRNYGQPIGGEAHLTTPATEPVRTITTAGHQSLLTGGSPAIEDCTFRMLTPSEIKQAMAFPDNYRILGTKRDQVRMAGNAVTPPAARDLVAAAAESLEGAP, via the coding sequence ATGGCACTCACCCTGACCGATCTGTTCTGCGGAGCAGGAGGATCCTCCACCGGAGCCGTCGACGTCCCCGGCGTCACCGTCCGCGTCGCCTCCAACCACTGGCAGCTCGCGGTCGACACCCACGCCGAGAACCACGGCGACACCGGCCACATCTGCGCCGACCTCTCCCAGATCGACCCCCGCTACTACCCGAAGACGGACATCCTCTGGGCCTCGCCCGAGTGCACCAACCACTCCATCGCGAAGGGCGCGCGCCACGCCCCACAGCCGGACCTGTTCAACCCCGTCCCCGACGAGGCAGCCGAGCGAAGCCGGGCGACCATGTGGGACGTCCCCCGCTTCACCGAGGTCCACCGCTACCAGGCGGTCATCGTGGAGAACGTCGTCGACGTCGCCCGCTGGCACCCCTACCGGGCCTGGCTCATGGCCATGGACTCCCTCGGGTACGACCACGAGGTCGTCTACATGAACTCCATGCACGCCTGGGCGCACGGGGCCGCGGCACCACAGTCCCGCGATCGCTTCTACGCGATCTTCTGGCGAAAGGGGAACCGCCGCCCCGACCTCGGAGCAGTCCAGCGTCCGCCGGCCTGGTGCCCCGAGCACGGCGACGTGCGCGCGATGAAGGTGTGGAAGAACGCCGCCCGCGCCGGACGGTTCAAGTCGCAGTACCGGTTCGCGTGCCCGCACACCGAGTGCCGGGGCCGGGAGGTCACCCCGGAGTGGCTGCCCGCCTCGAGCATCATCGACTGGACGGACCTCGGCCAGCGCATCGGCGACCGGGCCCGACCGCTCGCGGAGAAGACGATGCGCCGGATCCAGGCCGGGATCGACCGGTACTGGTCCGGGGCCGACCGGGACCCGCTCGTCGTGAACCACGTGTCCGGCGCGGACGGCACCCGCTCGTCGTCGGTTCGCGAGGTCGCGCCGACGATGGTCGCCGGCGGGCTCCACGCGTCCCTACTAGTGCCCGTCGAGGGCCGAGAGGGGAAGGTCGCCCGCCCGGTCGCGGAGCCGTACCGGACGCAGACCGCACGCAACGAGACGGGGTTGCTGACCCCGTTCATCGCCGAGCTCCGCGGCGGCGGCTCCGACGCCCGCTCCATCACGCAGCCGCTCGCGACGGTGACGGCGTCCGGGAACCACCACGCGCTGATCATGCGCAACTACGGGCAACCGATCGGCGGGGAAGCACACCTGACCACTCCTGCAACAGAGCCCGTCCGCACCATCACTACAGCGGGGCACCAATCGCTCCTCACGGGCGGCAGCCCGGCGATCGAGGACTGCACCTTCCGGATGCTCACCCCGTCCGAGATCAAGCAGGCAATGGCCTTCCCCGACAACTACCGGATCCTCGGCACGAAGCGCGACCAGGTCCGCATGGCCGGGAACGCCGTCACACCCCCGGCCGCGCGCGACCTCGTCGCCGCCGCCGCCGAATCACTCGAGGGGGCCCCATGA
- a CDS encoding conjugal transfer protein, translated as MLTLTRKKKEDTAPDLEDDEELETAADKNEKRKKFSLRPRNTDVTNSWTNGERLKSIASTGLAWVFIGCGPVALFGQALSGDSSGQTSTVQVQDAGDSQRVSEFASTFVTRYLSTQRGNEDQVTSMLAKGTDNSLSLASDPAAPTAVTPGQAVEISDGHWMVTVSSEQPGKKDEPSTLHYWQVPVITNDAGSMAAGALPSMVAAPTGGDLSVDRGSSVSDTDVSDTVTAFMQAYLAGQGEVSPLTSPGSQLSAVSPAPYTEVTVPSVESAQEAPEAPVEGDQIRTQITVTAIAADGTKTQLEYSLDLRYRDRWEVSAVNPTTPAASADHEGAQS; from the coding sequence GTGCTGACGCTGACCCGGAAGAAGAAGGAAGACACGGCGCCTGATCTCGAGGACGATGAGGAGCTGGAGACCGCGGCCGACAAGAACGAGAAGCGTAAGAAGTTCTCGCTGCGCCCGCGCAATACCGATGTCACGAACTCGTGGACGAATGGCGAGCGACTGAAGTCGATAGCGTCGACCGGGCTCGCCTGGGTTTTCATCGGATGCGGTCCAGTTGCCCTCTTCGGGCAAGCCTTGAGCGGGGATTCCTCCGGGCAGACCTCCACCGTCCAGGTCCAGGACGCAGGAGATTCTCAGCGGGTGTCGGAATTCGCTTCGACGTTCGTGACGCGTTATCTGAGCACCCAGCGCGGGAACGAGGATCAGGTGACCTCGATGCTGGCCAAGGGCACCGATAACAGCCTGAGCCTGGCATCAGACCCCGCCGCCCCGACGGCCGTCACGCCGGGACAGGCCGTTGAGATCTCGGACGGGCACTGGATGGTCACGGTGTCCTCCGAGCAGCCCGGGAAGAAGGACGAGCCGTCGACCCTGCACTACTGGCAGGTCCCCGTGATCACGAACGATGCCGGGTCGATGGCAGCCGGTGCCCTCCCCTCGATGGTGGCCGCACCGACAGGTGGAGATCTCAGCGTGGACAGGGGCAGCAGCGTGAGCGACACGGACGTCTCCGACACCGTCACGGCCTTCATGCAGGCATACCTCGCGGGACAGGGCGAGGTCTCTCCGCTGACCTCCCCCGGATCGCAGCTGAGCGCCGTCTCCCCGGCTCCGTACACCGAGGTCACCGTGCCATCGGTGGAGTCCGCACAGGAGGCCCCCGAGGCCCCCGTCGAAGGGGACCAGATCCGCACACAGATCACCGTCACCGCCATCGCGGCCGACGGAACGAAGACGCAGCTCGAGTACAGCCTCGATCTGCGCTACCGCGACCGCTGGGAAGTCTCCGCGGTCAACCCCACAACCCCCGCAGCATCTGCTGATCACGAAGGAGCGCAGTCATGA
- a CDS encoding ATP-binding protein, whose product MSYGRRPDKEKEAARGVHQAMFRALIGESMIVSPVVGQDPVTVVQQMIEGVDLDEHEAWAEEAEARLDSLEGTQAGDRLYFLCVPLRNSGIHALTAPLTVAAGNVKASLALPHHGVSQGEVDYRMAQAARIESLIPRTFSPRRVTVAQQVWLEYHLQFRGLDSTGFSREDLESVAPVRHIGDPVIDEGGKSDEGPRLSKLNPFAHRYAKVGDEDSFAEGLASYQSMFALTGLPQGGLQFPGSEILGNIDSYIPGADFVLRLRGRSSDAAKRANKLGMHRINEQLDQRATEVGTGHHDLDASLDALTEYDQVLSNDRNEVEEQPVILFAVCSDSAEDVVERATLAVKTLRDEDMTVVHPAGYQEDLWWAFTPGAPLTAKVNEFAQITTSRDLSGLVPITVAKLGDTTGALIAENQTSALLSHVLLDLPNTSGKRDMSGCIGVTGELGSGKSTTMKILMKALVDRDGCKIIATDRSETSEWVKFISTLTRPTIVDMTEPAYSLDPLRILDAGKGSELLSNFLVLLLDLDPTSEEGVLLGEVIAHEYVTEHHITGLGALLEHLTALAKEGNAEAKTLAGKMRVYATKDLGRVLFDDSLPPLPWRESQSIVIRTNRLEMPENTELEHNHLYKIMRIQKRFGRAAYTLITTLARVMCFDNPDEFAAYFEDESHMATSNELQIVDLKTFIRDGRKHGAALILGSHDPEHDFGDETMRSLIPIRIVHKQTDKELAKRSLRWIGLDAEDEDLVDELRTDISPQVGDEVPPERRGEAFMRDASGTIGRVRFLTPASTASREAITTTPGQHPEVSAHD is encoded by the coding sequence ATGAGCTACGGCCGACGTCCCGACAAGGAGAAGGAAGCCGCTCGAGGGGTCCACCAGGCGATGTTCCGGGCGCTGATCGGTGAGTCGATGATCGTGAGCCCCGTGGTCGGCCAGGACCCGGTCACCGTCGTGCAGCAGATGATCGAGGGCGTCGATCTGGATGAGCACGAAGCCTGGGCCGAAGAGGCAGAAGCCCGTCTCGACTCCCTGGAGGGGACCCAGGCTGGCGACCGTCTCTACTTCCTGTGCGTCCCCCTGCGGAACTCGGGAATCCACGCCTTGACCGCGCCTCTGACGGTCGCTGCCGGGAACGTGAAGGCCTCCCTCGCCCTCCCGCACCACGGTGTCTCTCAGGGAGAGGTCGACTATCGGATGGCTCAGGCCGCCCGGATCGAGTCCCTGATCCCGCGCACGTTCTCCCCGCGCCGGGTGACCGTGGCTCAGCAGGTATGGCTGGAGTATCACCTCCAGTTCCGTGGTCTGGACTCCACGGGCTTCTCCCGCGAGGACCTCGAAAGCGTCGCGCCCGTGCGCCATATCGGCGACCCCGTGATCGACGAGGGAGGCAAGAGCGACGAAGGGCCGCGCCTGAGCAAGCTCAACCCGTTCGCCCACCGCTATGCGAAGGTCGGTGATGAGGACTCCTTCGCCGAAGGACTCGCCTCCTACCAGTCGATGTTCGCTCTCACGGGCCTGCCTCAGGGCGGCCTCCAGTTCCCGGGATCCGAGATCCTCGGGAACATCGACTCCTACATCCCCGGAGCCGACTTCGTCCTGCGCCTTCGCGGGCGGTCCTCGGATGCTGCCAAGAGAGCCAACAAGCTGGGCATGCACCGCATCAATGAGCAGCTCGACCAGCGAGCAACCGAGGTAGGCACCGGTCATCACGATCTCGACGCGTCCCTGGACGCGTTGACCGAATATGACCAGGTCCTCTCCAACGACAGAAACGAGGTCGAGGAGCAGCCCGTCATCCTCTTCGCGGTCTGCTCGGATTCGGCCGAAGACGTTGTCGAGCGTGCCACCCTCGCCGTCAAGACGCTCCGCGACGAGGACATGACCGTGGTCCATCCCGCGGGATACCAGGAGGACCTGTGGTGGGCCTTCACCCCGGGAGCTCCGCTGACTGCGAAGGTCAACGAATTCGCCCAGATCACCACCAGCCGCGACCTCTCCGGGCTCGTTCCCATCACGGTCGCCAAGCTGGGCGATACGACCGGGGCGCTGATCGCCGAGAACCAGACTTCGGCACTGCTCTCCCACGTTCTTCTGGACCTGCCGAACACGTCAGGCAAGCGCGACATGAGCGGCTGCATCGGCGTCACCGGGGAGCTGGGGTCCGGGAAGTCCACCACGATGAAGATCCTCATGAAGGCCCTGGTGGATCGCGACGGCTGCAAGATCATCGCCACGGACCGCTCCGAGACGAGCGAATGGGTCAAGTTCATCTCGACACTGACGCGCCCGACGATCGTGGACATGACCGAACCGGCGTATTCCCTCGACCCACTGCGGATTCTCGACGCCGGCAAGGGCAGCGAGCTGCTGTCGAACTTCCTGGTCCTCCTGCTCGACCTGGACCCCACGTCCGAGGAAGGCGTGCTGCTCGGCGAGGTGATCGCCCACGAGTACGTCACCGAGCACCACATCACCGGCCTTGGCGCCTTGCTGGAACACCTCACCGCGCTCGCGAAGGAGGGCAACGCAGAGGCGAAGACGCTGGCGGGGAAGATGCGGGTCTACGCCACCAAGGACCTGGGGCGGGTGCTATTTGATGATTCGCTGCCGCCGCTGCCGTGGCGCGAGTCCCAGTCCATCGTGATCCGCACGAACCGTCTCGAGATGCCCGAGAACACCGAGCTCGAGCACAACCACCTCTACAAGATCATGCGGATCCAAAAGCGGTTCGGTCGTGCCGCATACACACTGATCACGACGCTCGCGCGCGTGATGTGCTTCGACAATCCCGACGAGTTCGCAGCGTACTTCGAGGACGAGTCGCACATGGCGACGAGCAACGAACTCCAGATCGTCGACCTCAAGACCTTCATCCGCGACGGTCGCAAGCACGGCGCCGCACTGATCCTCGGCAGTCATGACCCCGAGCACGACTTCGGGGACGAGACCATGCGCTCCCTGATCCCGATCAGGATCGTGCACAAGCAGACCGACAAGGAGCTCGCCAAGCGTTCCCTACGGTGGATCGGCTTGGACGCAGAAGATGAGGATCTCGTCGACGAGCTGCGCACGGACATCTCGCCACAGGTCGGCGACGAAGTGCCCCCCGAGCGTCGCGGTGAGGCCTTCATGCGCGATGCCAGCGGCACGATCGGGCGGGTCCGATTCCTCACGCCCGCCAGCACCGCCTCCCGCGAGGCCATCACCACCACCCCGGGACAGCACCCGGAGGTGAGCGCACATGACTGA
- a CDS encoding D-alanyl-D-alanine carboxypeptidase family protein translates to MRKWLVFGLVGVLVLGVATFGGLILIMFQTVSVTGGMGASSAGSATCTQEGGTDTALSVGAGAPSAVAGLDKEQTASLALIMKVGEDEGMSERAQLVAGMTAYQESKLKNITGGDRDSVGEFQQRPSQGWGTAEQLTDPSYAARAFYKGVDTANGHIPGLADIKGWESMSLTEAAQAVQKSGYPDAYAQHEVLIRGAMGKLAGVSLSEAAASLTQGDLGCDSDALTSAPKGLPTQAQLTKDSSSVKCPEGTTDLGVATGGFQGKRVPIRLCSINGTVCTGSDCRSGELNGKARGEVILNSLVAPHFMKWLKAVRADGFNPQFSSSFRSWETQVSLSGSSNAASPGHSNHQMGAAVDIAGLPGTYTRGNCSGAAKDGSCQADNDAWKSYHKRGLENGGLFHDEEFWHLEWVITRASERDVPFIKAA, encoded by the coding sequence ATGAGGAAGTGGCTCGTCTTCGGGCTGGTCGGGGTGCTCGTGCTCGGCGTCGCGACCTTCGGCGGCCTCATCCTCATCATGTTTCAGACCGTGTCGGTCACCGGGGGGATGGGTGCCTCTTCGGCAGGTTCCGCTACGTGCACGCAAGAAGGCGGCACCGACACCGCCCTGAGCGTCGGCGCCGGCGCCCCTTCCGCGGTGGCCGGACTCGACAAGGAGCAGACCGCGAGCCTCGCCCTGATTATGAAAGTGGGGGAGGACGAGGGCATGTCGGAGCGAGCTCAGCTCGTCGCCGGGATGACCGCGTACCAGGAGTCCAAGCTCAAGAACATCACGGGCGGCGATCGCGACTCCGTCGGCGAGTTTCAGCAGCGGCCGTCCCAGGGATGGGGAACGGCCGAGCAGCTGACTGATCCGAGCTACGCCGCCCGGGCGTTCTACAAGGGCGTCGACACCGCGAACGGCCACATCCCCGGTCTCGCCGACATCAAGGGCTGGGAGTCGATGAGCCTGACTGAAGCGGCCCAGGCCGTGCAGAAGTCCGGATACCCCGACGCGTACGCGCAGCATGAGGTGCTCATCCGCGGTGCGATGGGGAAGCTCGCGGGGGTGTCCCTCAGCGAGGCAGCAGCCAGTCTCACCCAGGGGGATCTCGGCTGTGACTCCGATGCGCTCACGTCGGCACCGAAGGGACTGCCCACGCAGGCGCAGCTGACGAAGGACTCCTCGAGCGTCAAGTGCCCTGAGGGCACCACGGATCTCGGAGTGGCCACGGGCGGCTTCCAGGGCAAGCGCGTGCCGATCAGGCTGTGCTCGATCAACGGCACGGTGTGCACAGGCAGCGACTGCCGCAGCGGTGAACTCAACGGCAAGGCCCGCGGCGAGGTCATCTTGAACTCGCTCGTGGCACCTCACTTCATGAAGTGGCTCAAGGCGGTCCGAGCCGACGGATTCAACCCGCAGTTCTCCTCGAGCTTCCGCAGCTGGGAAACACAGGTCTCCCTCTCCGGCAGCAGCAATGCTGCTTCGCCCGGACACTCAAATCACCAGATGGGCGCCGCCGTGGACATCGCCGGGCTGCCGGGTACATATACCCGCGGAAACTGCTCGGGCGCAGCCAAGGATGGATCCTGCCAGGCAGATAATGATGCTTGGAAGTCGTATCACAAACGCGGTCTAGAAAACGGCGGGTTGTTCCACGACGAAGAATTTTGGCATCTTGAATGGGTGATCACCCGCGCCTCGGAGCGCGACGTCCCCTTCATCAAGGCCGCGTGA